The following proteins are co-located in the Palaemon carinicauda isolate YSFRI2023 chromosome 30, ASM3689809v2, whole genome shotgun sequence genome:
- the LOC137623897 gene encoding uncharacterized protein → MGGAKIEEKLEKNNSRRAFQIVKDLTKPKQARVSTIQDKAGNCLTQEEDILKTWTEYCSDLYNYQTIGDPNVTPCHKSSNNDDFPVLREEVEEAIRSLKHGKAAGVDNIPAELIKHGGETVTDILTSI, encoded by the exons atgggcggagcaa aaattgaggaaaagctggagaagaacaacagtaggcgagcgttccaaatcgtgaaagatctaacaaaaccaaagcaagcACGAGTCAGTACCATCCAAGACAAAGCAGGGAACTGCCTCACGCAAGAAGAAGACATACTCAAGACGTGGACAGAGTACTGTTCCGACCTTTACAACTACCAGACCATAGGAGATCCCAATGTAACACCGTGCCACAAATCATCTAACAACGACGACTTCCCAGTtctgagagaagaagtggaggaagcGATCAGATCGCTAAAACATGGAAAAGCTGCAGGAGTAGACAACATCCCTGCGGAACTTATAAAGCATGGCGGAGAGACAGTGACTGACATCCTCACTAGCATCTGA
- the LOC137623896 gene encoding uncharacterized protein codes for MEQELSPFDLTENIKLVPLLTENNPEDYFRIFEETANHLNWPAEQWVGLLKPKLSGKAAKDFRHLDDTKDYKQVKKAILDAFSITEDGYRQAFRNLCKLNIQTFLEFASDKLRAFKKFLKYAKVTPLEELMNLMVLEEFKRKLPINIMLYIEDRQEKDLLKAASLADTYSLIHKSIPNKRAEVFAKPVSGKSQQISDDNPKGSDNPRCSYCKKDGHTICNCKDPKCKGSDNYRNVFMKPNVKFSTSQSKPVSHVQVNVSDVFDDFKFEGIRVLGEKEQKSKVTILRDTGAALTLLHSKALPNVENNLTGEKVVVRDLIGISSSPLASVYLNCPLVKGKVELRVIDTELPVKGVSLLFGNDLAGKLIVPNLIVTDTPMDDRVVLDRPLMDDEMVDLEQAPIHIVTRSQTGEKVYDFEVDSDFLAKLMSKDKLIAAQRNTETGYGDNIVNVNVKVKDEKPEVSEPEFIYSWRFVDSCATLKDFENSSQHLSPFQSEGLENLIYSYPDLYGENSGQRTVLTHDIELLPRTAPIRISPAKKLVMKEEVEYLLRAGLAKPSKSPWASPCLLVPKEDGSMRLCTDYGRVNSATVKDSYPLPHLEDLIDSVGQAKYVAKIDLLKGYYQVKLTSRAKLISAFITPFVLFYWCVCGAGHLVEKIVGLAVVLRFEGSYVADACGTGAGGVLLQEIDGLLHPIGYTSSSFKPHQLSYSTIEKELLSLVLALQKF; via the exons ATGGAACAAGAGTTATCTCCCTTTGACCTGACTGAAAATATAAAGTTAGTTCCCTTACTCACAGAGAATAATCCAGAGGATTATTTTCGGATATTTGAAGAAACTGCTAATCACCTTAATTGGCCTGCTGAACAGTGGGTTGGTCTCCTTAAACCTAAATTGTCAGGTAAAGCTGCTAAGGATTTTAGGCATCTGGATGATACTAAGGACTATAAACAGGTAAAGAAAGCAATCTTAGATGCATTTTCCATAACAGAGGATGGATATAGACAAGCTTTTCGTAACTTATGTAAATtaaatatccaaactttcctaGAATTCGCTTCTGACAAGCTTAGAGCTTTTAAGAAATTTCTTAAGTATGCTAAAGTAACACCTCTTGAAGAACTGATGAATTTAAtggttcttgaagaatttaaaaggaAACTTCCCATTAATATAATGCTCTATATTGAAGATAGGCAGGAGAAAGATTTACTAAAGGCTGCTTCCTTGGCTGACACTTATTCCTTAATACATAAGTCCATTCCTAATAAAAGAGCTGAGGTTTTTGCAAAACCAGTTTCAGGAAAATCCCAGCAGATTTCGGATGATAATCCCAAAGGTTCTGATAATCCTAGATGcagttattgtaagaaagatggACATACTATTTGCAATTGTAAAGACCCTAAATGTAAAGGATCTGATAACTACCGTAATGTTTTTATGaaacccaacgtaaaattctctacCTCCCAGAGTAAACCTGTTTCGCATGTGCAAGTAAATGTATCAGATGTGTTTGATGATTTTAAGTTTGAAGGTATAAGAGTCTTGGGGGAAAAAGAACAGAAATCTAAGGTCACTATATTGCGAGATACTGGAGCTGCTTTAACTTTGTTGCATAGTAAGGCTTTACCTAATGTTGAGAATAATCTAACTGGTgagaaggtggttgtaagggatctTATTGGGATCTCATCCAGTCCCCTTGCCAGTGTCTACCTTAATTGTCCACTTGTAAAAGGGAAAGTGGAATTACGGGTGATTGATACAGAATTGCCGGTAAAAGGAGTTTCATTGCTATTTGGTAATGATTTAGCCGGGAAGTTAATTGTACCAAATTTAATTGTCACTGATACCCCCATGGATGATAGGGTAGTTTTGGACAGACCTTTGATGGATGATGAGATGGTAGATCTTGAACAAGCCCCAATACATATAGTCACTCGGTCCCAAACAGGAGAAAAGGTATATGACTTTGAAGTAGATAGTGATTTCTTAGCTAAGCTAATGTCTAAAGATAAACTAATAGCTGCCCAGAG GAATACTGAAACTGGTTATGGAGACAACAttgtaaatgttaatgttaaggtcaaggacgaGAAACCTGAAGTAAGTGAACCTGAATTCATCTATTCGTGGCGTTTTGTAGATAGCTGTGCTACTCTGAAAGACTTTGAAAACTCAAGTCAACATCTTTCTCCTTTTCAATCAGAAGGACTTGAAAATCTTATTTACTCTTACCCAGACCTTTATGGGGAAAATTCAGGTCAGCGTACAGTCCTCACCCATGACATCGAACTTCTACCACGAACTGCTCCCATACGCATCAGCCCAGCCAAGAAACTAGTGATGAAAGAAGAGGTGGAATATCTTCTGAGAGCCGGATTAGCAAAACCAAGCAAGTCACCATGGGCGTCTCCCTGTCTATTGGTACCAAAGGAGGATGGCAGCATGCGACTGTGTACGGACTACGGGAGAGTAAATTCTGCTACTGTTAAGGATAGTTACCCTTTACCCCATCTAGAAGACCTTATAGACTCTGTGGGCCAAGCAAAGTATGTAGCTAAGATCGATCtcctcaaggggtattatcaggtgaagtTAACATCTAGAGCCAAGCTTATATCAGCTTTCATAACTCCTTTTGTGTTATTCTA ttggtgcgtctgcggcgctggtcacttGGTCGAAAAGATCGTTGGTTTAGCTGTTGTTTTAAGATTTGAAGGAtcttatgtcgctg ATGCTTGCGGCACAGGTGCTGGAGGAGTGTTGCTGCAGGAAATTGATGGGCTACTCCACCCAATAGGATACACCTCCAGTAGCTTCAAGCCTCATCAGCTGTCCTACAGTACCATAGAGAAGGAGCTTTTAAGTTTGGTTCTTGCTCTCCAAAAGTTTTAA